In a single window of the Methanofollis ethanolicus genome:
- a CDS encoding serine/threonine-protein kinase, protein MRRWIIVCVLLLVLCAAPALAAHDTSGKGQHGPGGNNSAPDDRGPATAPGQVKEERTPLPDPTPDVVPETATPTPSLTPLPETTPSPLPTSLPATPAEESPVSVQATDTSAVVRAATGEGRGPPETREGFDPLLAATAGAGAAAVGAYLLYRIRKRKPGADSDRTVLVAPDAVAVPGFPPALMEKYGDVSLLGTGGTAQVYAAVRRTDGERVAVKVPLRADEATGRCFLKEISLWKELVHPNIVGVLAVNILPVPYVEMEFLDRSLADLTKPLRPGEACRIASGIAEGLACAHARGIVHRDLKPGNILLAADGTPKIADWGLGRLIGDGDETAAPGFSLRYAAPEQLAPGRYGPAGARTDLYQLGVVLYELLTGRLPYDGDGPGEYSAAVLEGAPVPPSKVDPALARFDALLLRCLEKDPEQRISSAGDFLAAFRDVEC, encoded by the coding sequence ATGCGGCGGTGGATCATAGTCTGCGTTCTTCTTCTCGTTCTCTGTGCCGCCCCGGCGCTGGCGGCCCATGACACGTCGGGGAAGGGGCAGCATGGTCCTGGCGGAAACAACAGCGCCCCCGACGACCGCGGCCCGGCGACGGCCCCCGGCCAGGTGAAGGAGGAGAGGACGCCACTGCCCGATCCCACCCCTGATGTCGTCCCCGAAACGGCGACGCCGACCCCTTCCCTGACGCCTCTGCCTGAGACGACGCCGTCGCCCCTGCCGACCTCTCTCCCTGCCACCCCTGCCGAAGAGAGTCCGGTGTCTGTACAGGCCACGGATACGTCGGCAGTCGTGCGTGCGGCGACTGGAGAGGGGAGAGGCCCGCCCGAGACCCGTGAAGGCTTTGACCCCCTCCTGGCCGCGACGGCAGGTGCCGGTGCGGCGGCGGTCGGGGCGTACCTCCTCTACCGTATCAGGAAAAGAAAACCCGGTGCTGACAGCGACCGCACGGTCCTGGTTGCCCCGGATGCAGTCGCCGTCCCGGGTTTCCCCCCTGCTCTCATGGAAAAGTACGGGGACGTCTCCCTCCTCGGCACCGGTGGGACGGCGCAGGTCTATGCGGCCGTCAGGCGCACCGACGGGGAGAGGGTCGCCGTCAAGGTGCCCCTCAGGGCCGACGAGGCGACGGGACGGTGCTTCCTCAAGGAGATCAGCCTCTGGAAGGAACTGGTCCACCCGAATATTGTCGGGGTCCTGGCGGTGAACATCCTTCCCGTGCCGTACGTGGAGATGGAATTTCTCGACCGGTCCCTTGCCGACCTCACAAAACCTCTCCGACCGGGGGAGGCGTGTCGCATTGCTTCCGGCATTGCGGAGGGCCTTGCCTGTGCCCATGCCCGCGGCATCGTCCACCGCGACCTCAAGCCCGGCAACATCCTCCTTGCCGCGGACGGCACGCCGAAGATCGCCGACTGGGGGCTCGGCAGGCTGATCGGCGACGGCGACGAGACCGCGGCACCGGGCTTCTCCCTCAGGTATGCCGCCCCCGAACAACTCGCCCCGGGGCGGTACGGCCCTGCCGGTGCACGGACAGACCTCTACCAGCTCGGCGTCGTCCTCTACGAACTCCTGACCGGAAGGCTCCCTTACGATGGCGACGGGCCGGGCGAATACTCGGCCGCCGTCCTGGAGGGGGCGCCTGTCCCCCCCTCGAAGGTCGACCCGGCCCTTGCGCGTTTCGACGCCCTCCTCCTCCGGTGCCTTGAAAAAGACCCGGAACAGAGGATATCGTCGGCCGGGGACTTCCTCGCCGCGTTCCGTGACGTCGAATGCTGA